The Pirellulimonas nuda genome includes a region encoding these proteins:
- a CDS encoding acyl-CoA dehydrogenase family protein: protein MTTEIRDSGTDHPADGQGAEAASFAETALKLGGKSDDEARRTGAIDKADDQVEALFSAQYQTVNSPAHRAVWDRKTPIDAFDIPASPVDPALHAKMEEALAVVRRHKQAGTLHNHEGRIDQAVLDDLGPTGYWGLLVDPKYGGLGAPFAHFAPFLARMATLDGTIAGLASIHGCIGAVDPVQAFGTAEQKQRFLPGLADGSRLSAFALTEPGAGSDLTALKTTAVLDGDDYVVTGEKLFISNITPGRTIGLVCLVDDRPAVLIVELPEEENEQFQLRKYDIYALSHLYNRGIIFNGLRVPKGNLLTPPKGDGLTIAYHGLNLGRVSLCANASGTMRLMMAGMIPWAHYRVTYSEPIARRELVRKRLGELAGLIVGCDALVAWCAGLLDRGYRGEMECIVAKVFGSEALKHAAVELMMKTHGGRSFLAGHAFGDNVHDYLAPCIYEGEGEMLSMALFKSLVKHHGKTYFEPVGKALAAAGIKRANPLNPLHAIKLAPVAMPYLKWLVGRRLMWSAAPELPSMPGALRGHAEYAAGGLQGMALKIDSAMQKFQLSLADRQCRMASLSQDCQDLITILATALYASRQHDEVIRGAADVLCQRLRQRIDGAKPSNQYFREVTTLGAAIADGAFPGLEEIPTDEILMRYDR, encoded by the coding sequence ATGACCACAGAAATCCGCGACTCTGGCACGGACCACCCCGCCGACGGCCAAGGGGCCGAGGCCGCTTCGTTCGCCGAAACCGCCTTGAAGCTGGGGGGAAAGAGCGACGACGAGGCCCGCCGCACCGGCGCCATCGACAAGGCCGACGACCAGGTAGAGGCCCTCTTCTCGGCCCAGTACCAGACGGTCAACAGCCCCGCCCACCGGGCCGTCTGGGACCGCAAGACGCCCATCGACGCGTTCGACATCCCCGCGTCGCCCGTCGATCCCGCGTTGCACGCCAAGATGGAGGAGGCCCTGGCCGTGGTGCGGCGCCACAAGCAGGCCGGCACGCTGCACAACCACGAGGGGCGTATCGATCAGGCCGTGCTCGACGACCTCGGCCCCACCGGCTACTGGGGCCTGCTGGTGGACCCAAAGTACGGCGGCCTGGGCGCGCCGTTCGCCCACTTTGCCCCCTTCCTGGCGCGGATGGCCACGCTCGACGGCACCATCGCCGGCCTGGCGTCGATCCACGGCTGCATCGGCGCGGTCGACCCGGTGCAGGCCTTCGGGACCGCCGAGCAGAAACAGCGGTTCCTCCCCGGCCTGGCCGACGGCTCGCGCCTGAGCGCCTTCGCCCTCACCGAGCCGGGCGCCGGCAGCGACCTGACCGCCCTGAAGACGACGGCCGTGCTTGATGGCGACGACTATGTGGTGACCGGCGAGAAGCTGTTCATCTCCAACATCACCCCCGGCCGCACCATCGGCCTGGTGTGCCTGGTCGATGACCGCCCGGCGGTGCTGATCGTCGAGCTCCCGGAGGAAGAGAACGAGCAGTTCCAGCTCCGCAAGTACGACATCTACGCGCTCAGCCACCTCTACAACCGCGGCATCATCTTCAACGGGCTGCGTGTGCCCAAAGGGAACCTGCTCACCCCCCCCAAGGGAGACGGGCTCACGATCGCGTACCACGGCCTGAACCTGGGCCGGGTGTCTCTGTGCGCCAACGCATCGGGAACCATGCGGCTGATGATGGCCGGCATGATCCCTTGGGCCCACTACCGCGTGACCTACAGCGAGCCGATCGCGCGGCGCGAGCTGGTGCGCAAGCGTCTGGGCGAGCTGGCCGGGCTGATCGTGGGCTGCGACGCGTTGGTGGCTTGGTGCGCGGGGCTGTTGGACCGCGGCTACCGCGGCGAGATGGAGTGCATCGTCGCCAAGGTGTTCGGCTCCGAGGCGCTCAAGCACGCCGCCGTCGAGCTGATGATGAAGACGCACGGCGGCCGGTCGTTCCTGGCCGGGCACGCGTTCGGCGACAACGTGCACGATTACCTCGCCCCCTGCATCTATGAGGGAGAGGGAGAGATGCTCAGCATGGCGCTGTTCAAATCGCTGGTGAAGCACCACGGCAAGACCTACTTCGAGCCGGTGGGCAAGGCGCTTGCCGCGGCCGGCATCAAGCGGGCCAACCCGCTCAACCCGCTGCACGCCATCAAGCTGGCGCCGGTGGCGATGCCCTACCTCAAGTGGCTGGTCGGCCGGCGGCTGATGTGGTCCGCGGCGCCCGAGCTCCCCTCGATGCCCGGCGCCCTCCGCGGCCACGCCGAGTACGCGGCCGGCGGGCTGCAGGGCATGGCGCTGAAGATCGACAGCGCCATGCAGAAGTTCCAGCTCTCGCTGGCCGACCGCCAGTGCCGGATGGCGAGCCTCAGCCAAGACTGCCAGGACCTGATCACGATCCTCGCCACGGCCCTCTACGCGTCGCGTCAACACGACGAGGTGATCCGCGGCGCGGCGGACGTGCTCTGCCAGCGGTTGCGGCAACGCATCGATGGCGCAAAGCCGAGCAACCAGTACTTCCGCGAAGTCACCACGCTGGGCGCCGCGATCGCCGACGGAGCGTTCCCCGGCCTCGAAGAGATACCGACGGACGAGATACTGATGCGCTACGACCGGTGA
- the folD gene encoding bifunctional methylenetetrahydrofolate dehydrogenase/methenyltetrahydrofolate cyclohydrolase FolD, whose amino-acid sequence MATIIDGKRIAAEMRGELAAKVAGFASEAGYAPCLAAVLVGDDPASAVYVRNKGRSCKEVGITSRLIRLPAETTQAELLGLVHELNADPQVHGILVQLPLPGQIDADSVLHAISPAKDVDAFHAENVGLLVQGRPRFLPCTPAGVQQLLLRSGVTIAGSHVVVVGRSNIVGKPLAIMLGLRGEGADATVTLCHSRSRDLAGITRQGDILVAAIGQPGFITADMVKPGAAVIDVGTNRTDAGLVGDVDFAAVSEVAGYITPVPGGVGPMTITMLLYNTLAAARGLAGDRTTR is encoded by the coding sequence ATGGCGACCATCATCGACGGAAAACGCATCGCGGCCGAAATGCGGGGCGAACTCGCCGCCAAAGTGGCGGGGTTCGCCTCGGAGGCCGGCTACGCCCCCTGCCTGGCGGCGGTGCTGGTGGGAGACGACCCCGCCAGTGCGGTATATGTCCGCAACAAGGGGCGGAGCTGCAAAGAAGTGGGCATCACCAGCCGGCTGATCCGGCTGCCCGCCGAGACGACGCAGGCCGAACTTCTGGGGCTGGTCCACGAGCTCAACGCCGACCCGCAGGTCCACGGCATCCTGGTGCAACTGCCGCTGCCCGGGCAGATCGACGCCGACAGCGTGCTGCACGCCATCTCCCCGGCAAAAGATGTTGACGCGTTCCACGCCGAGAACGTTGGGCTGCTGGTGCAGGGGCGGCCGCGGTTCTTGCCCTGCACGCCCGCGGGCGTCCAGCAACTCCTGCTGCGTAGCGGCGTGACGATCGCCGGGAGCCACGTAGTGGTGGTGGGCCGGAGCAACATCGTCGGCAAGCCGCTGGCGATCATGCTGGGGCTGCGGGGCGAGGGCGCCGACGCCACGGTGACGCTGTGCCACAGCCGATCGCGCGACTTGGCGGGCATCACCCGGCAGGGGGACATCTTGGTCGCCGCGATCGGGCAGCCGGGGTTCATTACCGCCGACATGGTGAAGCCTGGCGCCGCGGTAATCGATGTCGGCACCAACCGCACCGACGCCGGGCTGGTGGGAGACGTCGACTTCGCGGCGGTCTCCGAGGTAGCCGGCTACATCACCCCCGTCCCCGGGGGCGTCGGGCCCATGACCATCACGATGCTGCTGTACAACACGCTGGCGGCTGCACGCGGGCTCGCGGGCGATCGAACCACTCGATAG
- a CDS encoding M48 family metalloprotease: MFGVGRQRASGGGMSGFKVRLLIALAIAAFALISYYGQPGDENRITGEEERVAMHDEQQEVQMGLQAKPELVQMHGGPTRDAAAQRMVSGIGQELLGAVDQWIAEHHPGGENPYRFEFTLLADPKTVNAFALPGGQVFITQALFDALETEGQLAGVLGHEVGHVIARHGNKRMAKQQLFSGLAAAGGVAGGDVNAQRMSQMIAQMVSMKYGRDDELESDKWGVRLCELAGYDPRAMIGVMKVLEEASGSGGPPEMMSTHPKPANRVAYIQGVIAEEFPQGVPKGLKP, translated from the coding sequence ATGTTTGGCGTTGGCCGGCAGCGGGCCAGCGGCGGCGGCATGTCGGGGTTCAAGGTGCGGCTGTTGATTGCGCTTGCGATCGCGGCCTTCGCGCTCATCTCCTACTACGGCCAGCCGGGGGACGAGAACCGCATCACCGGAGAAGAAGAACGCGTCGCCATGCACGACGAGCAGCAGGAAGTGCAGATGGGCCTGCAGGCCAAGCCAGAGTTGGTGCAGATGCACGGCGGCCCCACACGCGACGCGGCCGCCCAGCGCATGGTCTCCGGCATCGGCCAGGAGCTGCTGGGCGCGGTGGACCAGTGGATCGCCGAGCACCACCCCGGTGGCGAGAACCCCTACCGGTTCGAGTTCACGCTGCTGGCCGACCCCAAGACCGTGAACGCGTTCGCGCTGCCCGGCGGGCAGGTGTTCATCACGCAGGCGTTGTTTGACGCGCTAGAAACCGAGGGGCAGCTCGCCGGCGTGCTGGGGCACGAGGTGGGGCACGTGATCGCCCGCCACGGCAACAAGCGGATGGCCAAGCAGCAGCTCTTCAGCGGCCTGGCGGCGGCCGGCGGCGTGGCCGGCGGCGATGTCAACGCACAACGCATGAGCCAGATGATCGCCCAGATGGTGAGCATGAAGTACGGCCGCGACGACGAGCTAGAGAGCGACAAGTGGGGGGTCCGCTTGTGCGAGCTGGCGGGCTACGACCCGCGCGCCATGATCGGCGTCATGAAGGTGCTGGAAGAGGCGTCCGGAAGCGGCGGCCCCCCCGAGATGATGAGCACCCACCCGAAGCCGGCCAACCGTGTGGCGTACATCCAAGGGGTGATCGCGGAGGAGTTCCCGCAGGGGGTGCCAAAGGGGCTGAAACCCTGA
- the trpC gene encoding indole-3-glycerol phosphate synthase TrpC, whose amino-acid sequence MESILDKIVAAKRVEIQQAKAENPEGDLRGALDNLPAARDFFDALAADGPIKLIAEIKKASPSAGLIREDFDPATIASTYAQHGATCLSVLTDEQFFAGSLENLRLAREAVEIPVLRKDFILDSYQLVEARVAGADAVLLIAECLSNKELKRLFDEAIDLGLTPLVELYDAERLSAVLACGARLVGVNNRDLRTFEVDLDHTIRLRERIPADCVLVAESGVRTHADVTRLEQAGVNAILVGESLMREDDIGAAVDRLLGRPGL is encoded by the coding sequence ATGGAATCTATCCTCGATAAGATCGTCGCCGCCAAGCGCGTCGAGATCCAGCAGGCCAAGGCCGAGAACCCCGAGGGGGACCTGCGCGGGGCCCTCGACAACCTGCCCGCGGCCCGCGACTTCTTCGACGCCCTGGCCGCCGACGGCCCCATCAAGCTGATCGCCGAGATCAAGAAGGCGAGCCCCTCGGCCGGGCTGATCCGTGAAGACTTCGACCCCGCAACGATCGCGTCGACCTACGCACAGCACGGCGCAACCTGCCTGAGCGTGTTGACGGACGAGCAGTTCTTTGCCGGCAGCCTGGAGAACCTGCGGCTGGCGCGCGAGGCGGTTGAGATCCCCGTGCTCCGCAAGGACTTCATCCTCGACAGCTATCAGTTGGTCGAGGCCCGGGTGGCCGGCGCCGACGCGGTGCTGTTGATCGCGGAGTGCCTATCGAACAAGGAGCTCAAGCGGCTGTTCGACGAGGCGATCGACCTCGGGCTGACGCCGCTGGTAGAGCTGTACGACGCCGAGCGGCTTTCCGCCGTGCTGGCGTGCGGCGCCCGCTTGGTGGGGGTGAACAACCGCGACCTGCGCACGTTTGAGGTCGACCTCGACCACACCATCCGCTTGCGGGAACGGATCCCGGCCGATTGCGTGCTGGTGGCCGAGAGCGGCGTCCGCACGCACGCCGACGTGACGCGGCTGGAGCAGGCAGGCGTGAACGCGATCTTGGTCGGCGAGTCGCTGATGCGCGAGGACGATATCGGCGCCGCGGTCGATCGCCTGCTAGGGCGGCCGGGCTTATAG
- a CDS encoding NADPH-dependent assimilatory sulfite reductase hemoprotein subunit gives MSDEPAKLSAVEGVKLESHYLRGTIAAELANDAPNFDKDTTNVLKHHGTYEQDDRDRRAEARAAKVPGGKFFSMMIRSAIPGGRLTSAQLLAQLDLCDQVGNGTLRITTRQGLQLHGVLKENLKQVIRGINESQLTTLAACGDVKRNVMCSPAPYKTDPVYDQMQRLADELTAALNPKTTAYYEIWLTDSETGEKALAGSGGPGANGSGGYDVEPIYGQTYLPRKFKIGVSLPGDNSCDVYAQDLGFLAICEGGQIVGYNVLVGGSFGVTPSADKTFAAIGQEMCYVPASQAVDIAIAVVKVQRDFGNRSDRKVARMKYLIHNWGLDRFTSKVEEYFGAPLEAPRDAPVTGYNDCMGWHEQGDGRWFYGLNVENGRIKDEGDFRLKSALREVCQTLAPPLRLTPHQSAIFCDIQPQDRDKLESILRSHGVPLSDQFSTVRRWSMACPALPLCGLAVTESERVMPGIMDQLEPKIAALGLQDEVFTTRMTGCPNGCARPYNADIGLVGKTKGKFTIFLGGHTLGHRLNWIYKDLVPEDQVVDELTAVLRVFASERSPGETLGDFCHRVGKDELIAMCEAEPVGPNVQA, from the coding sequence ATGAGTGACGAGCCCGCCAAGCTCAGCGCCGTTGAGGGCGTCAAGCTAGAAAGCCATTACCTCCGCGGCACGATCGCCGCGGAGCTCGCCAACGACGCGCCCAACTTCGACAAGGACACCACCAATGTCCTGAAGCACCACGGCACGTACGAGCAGGACGACCGCGACCGCCGAGCCGAGGCCCGCGCCGCGAAGGTCCCCGGCGGGAAGTTCTTCAGCATGATGATCCGCTCGGCGATCCCCGGGGGCCGGCTCACCAGCGCTCAGCTATTGGCGCAGCTCGACCTGTGCGACCAAGTCGGCAACGGCACCCTCCGCATCACCACCCGCCAGGGCCTGCAACTGCACGGCGTGCTGAAGGAGAACCTGAAGCAGGTGATCCGCGGCATTAACGAGAGCCAGCTCACCACGCTGGCCGCCTGCGGCGACGTGAAACGCAACGTCATGTGCTCGCCGGCCCCGTACAAGACCGACCCCGTCTACGACCAGATGCAGCGGCTTGCCGACGAGCTCACCGCGGCCCTGAACCCGAAGACAACCGCCTACTACGAGATCTGGCTGACCGACTCCGAGACCGGCGAGAAGGCGCTGGCCGGCAGCGGCGGGCCGGGGGCCAATGGTTCGGGCGGCTACGACGTCGAGCCGATCTACGGGCAGACCTACCTGCCCCGCAAGTTCAAGATCGGCGTCTCACTGCCGGGCGACAACTCTTGCGACGTGTACGCCCAAGACCTCGGCTTCCTGGCGATCTGCGAGGGCGGCCAGATTGTCGGCTACAACGTGCTGGTCGGCGGCAGCTTCGGGGTCACCCCCAGCGCGGACAAAACTTTCGCGGCTATCGGCCAGGAGATGTGCTACGTGCCGGCCTCCCAGGCCGTCGACATCGCGATCGCCGTCGTCAAGGTGCAACGCGACTTCGGCAACCGCAGCGACCGCAAGGTCGCGCGGATGAAGTACTTGATCCACAACTGGGGTCTCGACCGCTTTACCTCGAAGGTTGAAGAGTACTTCGGCGCCCCGCTCGAGGCGCCACGCGACGCCCCCGTGACCGGCTACAACGACTGCATGGGCTGGCACGAACAAGGGGACGGCCGCTGGTTTTACGGCCTGAACGTCGAGAACGGCCGCATTAAGGACGAGGGCGACTTCCGCCTCAAGTCTGCACTGCGCGAGGTGTGCCAGACGCTGGCGCCCCCGTTGCGGCTCACCCCGCACCAGAGCGCCATCTTCTGCGACATCCAGCCGCAAGACCGCGACAAGCTAGAGTCCATCTTACGCTCGCACGGCGTCCCCCTCTCCGACCAGTTCAGCACGGTGCGCCGCTGGTCGATGGCCTGCCCCGCACTCCCGCTGTGCGGCTTGGCGGTCACCGAGAGCGAGCGCGTCATGCCCGGCATCATGGACCAGCTCGAGCCCAAGATCGCGGCGCTGGGGCTGCAGGACGAGGTGTTCACCACCCGCATGACCGGCTGCCCCAACGGCTGCGCCCGCCCCTACAACGCCGACATCGGGCTGGTGGGGAAGACAAAGGGCAAGTTCACCATCTTCCTGGGAGGCCACACGCTCGGCCACCGGCTCAACTGGATCTACAAAGACCTGGTCCCAGAAGACCAAGTAGTCGACGAGCTGACCGCGGTGCTCCGGGTGTTCGCCTCCGAACGCTCCCCCGGCGAGACGCTGGGCGACTTCTGCCACCGCGTCGGCAAGGACGAGCTGATTGCGATGTGTGAGGCAGAGCCAGTCGGACCCAACGTGCAAGCCTAG
- a CDS encoding phytanoyl-CoA dioxygenase family protein has protein sequence MTPDTFSSTSAAVRASIDRRGYGLVRSVVSAATVQTLRDAVAHVGQEGSAKRGLLAIPAVWQLASSGPVAQWARAVLGEHARPVRGILFDKTADANWLVAWHQDLVFPVASRIETPGFGPWSVKDGVPHTGLPRVVLEDMLSVRLHLDDCGTASGALEVAPGSHRRGKLGRDEIEALLAERSADTCPARAGDVLLMRPLTLHRSSKASAPSRRRVVHLEYAGSGLPGPLRWPQWSAS, from the coding sequence GTGACGCCAGACACCTTTTCTTCGACGTCCGCCGCGGTTCGAGCATCGATCGACCGCCGTGGCTACGGCCTCGTTCGCTCGGTGGTCTCCGCAGCGACGGTCCAGACCCTCCGCGACGCGGTCGCGCACGTTGGACAAGAGGGCTCGGCGAAGCGCGGGCTGCTGGCGATCCCGGCGGTCTGGCAGCTAGCGTCGTCGGGGCCCGTCGCCCAGTGGGCCCGTGCTGTCTTGGGGGAGCACGCCCGCCCGGTACGCGGGATATTGTTCGACAAGACCGCCGACGCGAACTGGCTGGTCGCTTGGCATCAAGACTTGGTCTTCCCGGTCGCCAGCCGGATCGAAACCCCCGGCTTCGGGCCTTGGAGCGTCAAAGACGGCGTGCCGCACACCGGCCTGCCCCGCGTGGTGCTCGAGGACATGCTGTCGGTCCGGCTTCACCTAGACGACTGCGGCACTGCTAGCGGCGCGCTTGAAGTCGCCCCGGGTTCGCACCGGCGGGGGAAGCTGGGGCGGGACGAGATCGAGGCGCTGCTCGCCGAGCGCAGCGCGGACACGTGTCCGGCCCGGGCGGGCGACGTGCTGCTGATGCGTCCGCTCACGCTGCACCGCAGCTCCAAGGCGTCGGCGCCGTCACGCCGGCGGGTGGTCCACCTGGAGTACGCCGGCAGCGGCCTGCCGGGGCCGCTGCGCTGGCCGCAATGGTCTGCTAGCTAG
- a CDS encoding cupin domain-containing protein has protein sequence MDEVMMSRNPQDAQAIKTLLGLKPLPQEGGFYRETYRSACTIAGAGLPASYEGDRNAGTAIYFLLTPEEHSAWHVLPSDELFHFYLGDPVVMTQLPPGGGVDTQTLGVDLAAGQRPQVLVPGGAWQACRLAAGGALALLGCTVAPGFDFRDFHVATPEEVDRLAERNPTASEEIRRLAPRAHRS, from the coding sequence ATGGACGAGGTCATGATGTCGCGAAACCCGCAAGACGCCCAGGCCATCAAGACGCTGCTCGGGCTGAAGCCGCTGCCGCAGGAGGGGGGCTTCTACCGAGAGACCTACCGATCGGCGTGCACGATCGCCGGAGCCGGGTTGCCCGCCTCCTATGAGGGAGACCGCAACGCCGGCACGGCGATCTACTTCCTGCTGACCCCGGAAGAACATTCTGCTTGGCACGTGCTTCCCAGCGACGAGCTGTTCCATTTCTACCTGGGAGACCCAGTCGTGATGACGCAACTGCCGCCGGGCGGGGGCGTCGATACGCAGACGCTTGGCGTCGATCTCGCCGCGGGGCAGCGGCCCCAGGTGCTGGTCCCCGGGGGCGCGTGGCAGGCGTGCCGGCTGGCCGCTGGCGGCGCGCTGGCGCTGCTGGGTTGCACCGTGGCGCCCGGCTTCGACTTCCGCGACTTTCACGTCGCTACGCCCGAAGAAGTCGATCGGCTCGCCGAGCGCAACCCCACCGCTTCCGAAGAGATCCGCCGGCTGGCGCCCAGGGCTCACCGGTCGTAG
- a CDS encoding TrmH family RNA methyltransferase, with product MNGLSISSRNNPRIKHAAALRERRERRKRGEALVDGAREIVRALEAGVRPVEAFVCRGLARTEAARQAAALLGSGPAPLHEVTPEVFERLAFGNRGDGVVLVVAAPARLLTELTLPAAPVIALLVGLEKPGNVGAILRSADGAGVDAVIVVGGADLMNPNAIRASVGAVFKPNVCDATEPEADRWLTSLGLPIYSTRPEASLPYHEVDFRRGAALLFGSEDAGLGDAWRGVGVTPIRLPMQGVADSLNVAASAAVLFYEALRQRTL from the coding sequence GTGAACGGCCTCTCGATTTCCAGCCGCAACAACCCACGCATCAAGCACGCGGCCGCGTTGCGCGAGCGCCGCGAGCGACGCAAACGCGGCGAGGCGCTGGTAGACGGCGCCCGCGAGATCGTGCGCGCCCTCGAGGCGGGCGTCCGACCGGTCGAGGCGTTCGTCTGCCGCGGGCTCGCGCGGACCGAGGCGGCCCGTCAAGCAGCGGCGCTGCTCGGGTCGGGGCCGGCGCCCCTGCATGAAGTGACGCCGGAGGTCTTCGAGCGGCTGGCGTTCGGCAACCGTGGCGACGGCGTGGTGCTGGTGGTTGCGGCGCCCGCCCGACTGCTGACCGAGTTGACGCTCCCCGCGGCCCCGGTGATCGCCCTGCTGGTGGGCCTGGAGAAGCCGGGCAACGTCGGCGCCATCCTCCGCTCCGCCGACGGCGCCGGCGTCGACGCCGTCATTGTCGTCGGGGGCGCCGACCTAATGAACCCCAACGCGATCCGGGCCAGCGTCGGCGCGGTGTTTAAGCCCAACGTCTGCGATGCGACCGAGCCCGAAGCAGACCGCTGGCTTACGTCGCTGGGGCTGCCGATCTACTCGACGCGTCCCGAGGCGTCGCTCCCGTACCACGAGGTAGACTTCCGCCGCGGCGCCGCGTTGTTGTTTGGCAGCGAAGACGCCGGCCTGGGGGACGCGTGGCGTGGCGTGGGCGTCACCCCCATCCGCCTGCCGATGCAGGGGGTGGCGGACAGCCTGAACGTCGCTGCCTCGGCGGCCGTGTTGTTCTACGAGGCGCTGCGGCAGCGGACGCTCTAG
- a CDS encoding DUF6960 family protein: MNEQAQLPDLKIVPRYGYFPRWPQDGDAWLHPEDVEAARSLLPSNRVWRHEAREGRYMVLRYGATRLRVLPALWIETPHEGFDVGDQVEVKPRGGQNDPVTGYIREARINEATYERYYQIDQAGTPLPARLKAVDMKHVDEPAPREETRIEPPDSVDLSDLL, from the coding sequence ATGAACGAACAAGCCCAACTCCCCGACCTGAAGATCGTCCCCCGCTACGGCTATTTCCCCCGCTGGCCCCAGGACGGCGACGCGTGGCTCCACCCCGAGGACGTCGAAGCGGCGCGGTCGCTGCTACCCAGCAACCGTGTTTGGCGGCACGAGGCCCGCGAGGGGCGGTACATGGTGTTGCGCTACGGCGCAACCCGGTTGCGCGTGCTTCCCGCCCTCTGGATCGAGACGCCGCACGAAGGCTTCGACGTGGGCGACCAGGTCGAAGTCAAGCCGCGGGGCGGGCAGAACGACCCCGTAACCGGCTACATCCGCGAGGCCCGCATCAACGAAGCCACGTACGAACGCTACTACCAAATCGATCAAGCCGGCACGCCCCTGCCGGCACGGCTGAAGGCCGTCGACATGAAGCACGTCGACGAACCCGCGCCGCGAGAGGAAACGCGGATCGAACCCCCAGACTCGGTAGATCTGTCGGACTTGCTCTAG
- a CDS encoding aminopeptidase gives MNDPRIDRLAGVLLDHSCRLKPGENILIEAIDLPDPALVCALVEGAAARGGVPLVTCKQQAVLRSLYRNATKEGMLLAGEFERARMAKMDAYIGVRGAANASQLSDVPAERMDLYQKHWWHAVHSEVRVPKTKWVVLRYPTDSFAQAANMSTAAFEDFYFDVCTADYAAMGEAQKPLVARMEAADRVRIVAPGTELEFSIKGIPVIPCNGERNIPDGEVFTAPVRDSVNGVIRFNTQSRYQGTVFSDIMFEFKDGKIVNATSSDTTRINQILDSDAGARYIGEWSMGTNNRVRHPMLDTLFDEKIGGSFHLTPGNAYDIADNGNDSVVHWDLVLIQRPDYGGGEIWFDGELLRKDGRFVPKDLQGLNEGL, from the coding sequence ATGAACGACCCCCGCATTGACCGGTTAGCCGGCGTACTGCTCGACCATAGCTGCCGGCTGAAGCCGGGCGAGAACATCCTGATCGAGGCGATCGACCTGCCCGACCCCGCGCTGGTCTGCGCGCTGGTCGAAGGCGCCGCCGCACGCGGCGGCGTGCCGCTGGTCACGTGCAAGCAACAGGCCGTGCTGAGGAGCCTGTACCGCAACGCGACCAAGGAAGGGATGCTGCTGGCCGGCGAGTTCGAACGCGCGCGGATGGCCAAGATGGACGCCTACATCGGGGTGCGCGGCGCGGCCAACGCCAGCCAGCTTTCGGACGTTCCCGCCGAGCGGATGGACCTGTACCAGAAGCACTGGTGGCACGCCGTGCACAGCGAGGTGCGTGTCCCCAAGACCAAGTGGGTGGTGCTGCGGTACCCGACCGACTCGTTCGCCCAAGCGGCCAACATGAGCACCGCGGCGTTCGAGGACTTCTACTTCGACGTCTGCACCGCCGACTACGCCGCGATGGGCGAGGCGCAAAAGCCGCTGGTCGCCCGTATGGAGGCGGCGGACCGCGTGAGGATCGTCGCCCCCGGCACGGAGCTGGAGTTCTCTATCAAGGGGATCCCCGTGATCCCCTGCAACGGCGAACGCAACATCCCGGACGGCGAGGTGTTTACCGCGCCCGTGCGCGACAGCGTGAACGGCGTGATCCGTTTCAACACGCAGAGCCGGTATCAGGGGACCGTGTTCAGCGACATCATGTTCGAGTTCAAGGACGGCAAGATCGTCAACGCGACCTCCAGCGACACGACGCGGATCAACCAGATCCTCGACTCCGACGCGGGCGCCCGCTACATCGGCGAGTGGTCGATGGGCACCAACAACCGCGTCCGCCACCCGATGCTCGACACGTTGTTCGACGAGAAGATCGGCGGCAGCTTCCACCTGACGCCCGGCAACGCCTACGACATCGCCGACAACGGCAACGACAGCGTGGTGCACTGGGACCTGGTGTTGATCCAACGCCCCGACTACGGCGGCGGCGAGATCTGGTTCGACGGCGAGCTGCTGCGGAAAGACGGCCGGTTCGTGCCGAAAGACCTGCAGGGGCTGAACGAGGGGCTCTGA